One window of Quercus robur chromosome 5, dhQueRobu3.1, whole genome shotgun sequence genomic DNA carries:
- the LOC126724966 gene encoding uncharacterized protein LOC126724966 isoform X1, whose amino-acid sequence MDALEQLHPIEVEVPRARSIGELFDSISYKRDLLSLECCRVILVWHISGGMVHVLDLKCWRESLNALLREVFHKTLKEAIQRFQTLLNDRNTYLLSMDTRKVQDQDIIFVLFLISSEGREVAWRWLKVCTSWSASS is encoded by the exons ATGGATGCATTGGAACAATTGCATCCTATTGAG GTCGAAGTACCCCGGGCTCGTTCAATAGGGGAATTATTTGATTCTATCAGCTACAAAAGGGATCTTCTGTCACTCGAATGTTGCAGGGTTATCTTGGTATGGCACATTTCAGGAGGGATGGTTCATGTTCTTGACTTAAAGTG CTGGAGAGAGTCATTAAATGCACTGTTGAGAGAAGTCTTTCATAAAACTCTCAAGGAAGCAATCCAGCGCTTTCAGACATTACTGAATGATAGAAATACTTATCTCCTGTCCATGGACACTAGAAAG GTTCAAGATCAAGATATTATTTTCGTGCTTTTCTTGATAAGTTCAGAAGGCCGTGAGGTAGCATGGAGATGGTTGAAGGTATGCACTTCCTGGTCAGCATCTTCGTGA
- the LOC126727732 gene encoding putative F-box protein At3g23950: MEMRKTKKHHRRSSVISYYENSDLPIDLVLEILHRLDLKSATRCKFVSKEWCSVITDTFFARCFVNYYNNNNSRPIVDHWPFTLLLQCTNWRTKNGHLLLPLEEEPYFKSLPYIPPMYQEQRHNEFNIQASCHDLFLCSESAVVSDHNTPFFYYVINPITRQWTALPPLPHQYTASVVRRRPLIGFICNSCDILLHHHHHHQQLQLSFRVMLIPEFEGMSTEFKVYIFSSDTSKWSESLVSCPEGFELASFAFPAVPYNGLLFWCSEDGSLFGFDPYNSGCYRFIQKPLELDTSFDNGRLGVSHGALRISQISGFPYDYFSDPVLCIWEFKDKGEEGGKWSLEHQLYVNQMVSEKSPWLTKYVVKKYPFVMVLAFHPNDRDIMYLMIHFKVVSCNLRRKTLEVIRDLPDPHIFSDGKNVFNFVLPCWPTPIHSSPFL, encoded by the coding sequence ATGGagatgagaaaaacaaaaaaacaccaTAGGAGGAGTAGTGTAATCTCATACTACGAGAATTCGGATCTCCCAATAGATCTAGTGTTAGAAATATTGCATAGGCTGGATCTGAAATCCGCGACGCGATGCAAGTTTGTGTCAAAGGAATGGTGCTCTGTTATCACTGATACTTTTTTCGCTAGATGCTTTGTTAactactacaacaacaacaacagtcGGCCAATAGTGGATCATTGGCCCTTTACCTTGCTACTCCAGTGCACTAATTGGCGAACAAAGAATGGACATCTCCTCTTGCCATTGGAGGAGGAACCTTATTTTAAATCTCTGCCTTACATTCCACCAATGTATCAAGAACAACGCCACAATGAGTTCAACATTCAAGCTTCGTGTCATGACTTGTTCTTATGCTCTGAATCTGCAGTTGTTAGTGATCATAATACTCCCTTTTTTTACTATGTCATTAATCCAATTACTAGGCAATGGACTGCCCTTCCTCCACTTCCACATCAATACACCGCATCAGTAGTAAGGCGGCGGCCTCTGATTGGCTTCATATGTAACTCCTGTGAcattcttcttcatcatcatcatcatcatcagcagcTTCAGCTTAGTTTTAGAGTGATGCTCATTCCTGAATTTGAGGGCATGTCAACGGAATTCAAGGTGTACATATTCTCATCTGACACAAGTAAATGGAGTGAGTCTCTGGTGTCGTGCCCTGAAGGATTTGAATTGGCTTCTTTTGCCTTCCCCGCTGTTCCTTATAATGGCTTGCTATTTTGGTGTAGTGAGGATGGCTCCCTTTTTGGGTTCGATCCTTACAACAGTGGATGCTATCGATTCATtcagaagcccctagaattgGACACTTCCTTCGATAATGGGCGCCTTGGAGTATCTCACGGTGCCTTGAGGATATCCCAGATTTCAGGCTTCCCTTACGACTACTTCTCTGATCCTGTTTTATGCATTTGGGAGTTCAAAGATAAAGGAGAGGAAGGAGGCAAATGGTCCTTAGAGCACCAGCTGTATGTTAATCAAATGGTTTCGGAAAAGTCCCCTTGGCTCACAAAATACGTTGTCAAGAAATATCCTTTTGTGATGGTCCTAGCCTTTCATCCAAATGACCGGGATATCATGTATTTGATGATTCATTTTAAGGTGGTATCATGCAACTTGCGCAGAAAAACACTGGAAGTGATTCGCGATTTGCCAGATCCTCACATCTTTTCCGATGGCAAAAATGTCTTCAACTTTGTGCTCCCTTGTTGGCCAACTCCCATTCATTCTTCTCCCTTCCTATAA